A DNA window from Mucilaginibacter xinganensis contains the following coding sequences:
- a CDS encoding YdcF family protein, producing the protein MFFILSKVLLIFILPFTWVVAFLLAALIVKKPLLKRRFFITSAALLFIFSNPFLFNRFANSWDIKPVPLTKPVYSCAIVLGGFSGGDANGNGFFNGSADRFIQGLKLITTGKVSHILISGGNGFLMPGVFRESAWVKTQLQQLKVPDSCIIVEDKSRNTIENAAFSKVLLAQKHLSPPYLLVTSAFHMRRSLGIFEKQKTEVIPYPCNFLVSKADFSLDEFIPSSEPLYRWEFYIKEVVGTAVNYFK; encoded by the coding sequence ATGTTTTTTATTCTCTCTAAGGTACTGTTGATTTTTATTTTACCATTTACGTGGGTAGTCGCTTTTTTGCTTGCAGCGTTGATAGTAAAGAAACCGCTGCTTAAGCGCCGTTTTTTTATAACTTCTGCGGCGTTGCTATTCATATTTTCCAACCCATTCTTATTTAACAGATTTGCTAACAGTTGGGATATTAAGCCCGTACCGCTAACAAAACCTGTATATAGTTGTGCGATAGTTTTAGGAGGATTTTCCGGCGGTGATGCAAACGGGAACGGTTTTTTTAACGGATCAGCCGATCGGTTTATCCAGGGTCTGAAATTAATCACAACCGGCAAAGTATCACATATCCTTATTTCGGGTGGAAATGGATTTTTAATGCCGGGTGTTTTTAGAGAAAGTGCATGGGTTAAAACCCAACTACAGCAATTAAAAGTTCCGGACAGCTGCATAATAGTTGAGGACAAGAGCCGCAATACAATTGAAAACGCTGCTTTTTCAAAGGTGCTGTTAGCTCAAAAGCACCTGTCTCCACCCTATTTACTAGTGACTTCAGCTTTTCACATGCGCAGATCATTAGGCATTTTTGAAAAACAAAAAACTGAGGTTATCCCTTATCCATGCAATTTTTTAGTTTCGAAGGCTGATTTTTCGTTAGATGAGTTTATCCCGAGTTCCGAACCGTTGTACCGCTGGGAGTTTTATATCAAAGAAGTAGTTGGCACCGCAGTAAATTATTTTAAATAG
- a CDS encoding M56 family metallopeptidase, with the protein MIPYILQVALLLTVSILFYKILLQRETFYQLNRLVLVCCLALSFGVPFIPIPQQWALRSSERPVGVYNQPVVLPQPVAVQSQGAAAALQAVKSIAVPAPTDKSKVAVKTTPPPSVAEPQVPFIQKMAKWLFYLYWIGVVAFGLNLLLQLVVLLYQAYTKPVIKDGKFRIIELTGDKAPCSFGNNIFINPEKYDWDTYSQILLHEKVHIQQGHSFDILLAELVLVLQWFNPFAWLYRSELENNLEFLTDDAVLGHKEIERESYQMSLLKVSAPHLSLGITTNYNQSLLKKRIVMMNAKKSNIHIMWKYFFLVPLLGVLACAVNNPVAYSQVTKVKAKSLRQNHYNIDRSAGVWFATIKNEKVNIEFKSDDDDHNWSNSSGFLLSEFPALPKDQKGDFTLKREAGSVLFNGKFEGNEGYGHYKFTVDKTFTEYLKQEGVAEMDNDDDLFAFFMVNVTKEYVTMLKRNGYKNLSKNNLISMAALKVDEPYVKMWKANGFADLSPNQLVSGKAMHIDNAYVSEIRKAGYNNISFNELISFKAQHITGDYINGLKKAKPKDGKSTGEESLPSANEISSYKAMNIDSDFVRSFAAIGYKNIPYNQLTSLKAMNITPAFVKGLRDLGYTNLTINNLTSLKALGITGDYVKSFEAIGYKNLSVNNLTTLRSLGITPEFVKSYEPFNFGQLSVNNLSTLKSLDITPEYIKGFTAMGYKNLTVNNLSSLKALGVTGDYIKSFEAVGYKNIPVNQLSSLKALSISPDFVKGFKELGFEDVSINELSSCKATGVTPAYITEMRGKGFNSKDLRKYVQLKTAFSN; encoded by the coding sequence ATGATCCCTTATATTCTGCAAGTAGCATTGCTCCTAACGGTTAGTATTTTGTTTTATAAGATATTGCTGCAAAGAGAAACCTTTTATCAATTAAACCGACTGGTGCTGGTATGTTGTTTGGCATTATCATTCGGTGTTCCATTTATTCCAATACCGCAGCAGTGGGCGTTACGGAGCAGCGAAAGGCCAGTGGGTGTATATAACCAACCGGTTGTGTTACCCCAACCGGTTGCCGTGCAATCGCAAGGTGCGGCAGCAGCCCTGCAAGCTGTAAAATCTATAGCTGTGCCGGCACCTACCGATAAATCAAAGGTTGCTGTTAAAACTACACCTCCCCCATCCGTTGCCGAACCCCAGGTTCCGTTTATACAAAAAATGGCAAAATGGTTGTTTTATTTATACTGGATAGGCGTTGTTGCCTTTGGTTTAAACCTGCTATTGCAACTGGTTGTGCTGCTGTATCAAGCCTATACAAAGCCGGTTATAAAAGACGGCAAGTTCAGGATTATTGAACTTACCGGCGATAAAGCGCCCTGTTCCTTCGGCAACAACATATTTATAAACCCTGAAAAGTACGACTGGGATACATACAGCCAGATCCTGCTGCACGAGAAGGTTCACATACAGCAAGGGCACAGCTTTGATATTTTACTGGCCGAACTGGTGCTGGTATTGCAATGGTTTAATCCATTTGCCTGGCTTTACCGCAGCGAGCTAGAAAACAACCTGGAGTTTTTAACCGATGATGCCGTACTGGGGCATAAAGAAATTGAACGCGAAAGCTACCAGATGAGCCTTTTGAAAGTTTCTGCACCTCATTTATCGTTAGGCATTACAACAAACTATAACCAATCATTATTAAAAAAACGCATTGTTATGATGAACGCTAAAAAATCAAACATCCATATTATGTGGAAATACTTTTTCCTTGTGCCACTGCTGGGGGTGTTAGCCTGCGCTGTTAACAACCCTGTGGCATACAGCCAGGTTACCAAAGTAAAAGCAAAAAGCCTACGGCAAAATCATTACAATATAGACCGGTCTGCAGGCGTATGGTTTGCCACTATTAAAAACGAAAAGGTAAATATTGAGTTCAAAAGTGATGACGATGATCACAACTGGTCTAACAGTTCCGGCTTTTTGCTCAGTGAATTTCCCGCTTTGCCAAAGGATCAAAAAGGAGATTTTACCTTAAAGCGAGAAGCTGGTTCGGTTTTATTTAATGGCAAATTTGAAGGTAATGAGGGTTATGGACACTACAAATTTACTGTAGATAAAACCTTTACCGAATATTTGAAACAGGAGGGCGTTGCCGAAATGGACAATGATGATGATTTATTTGCCTTTTTTATGGTGAATGTAACAAAAGAATACGTAACAATGCTGAAAAGGAACGGATATAAGAATCTCTCAAAAAACAATCTGATCTCAATGGCTGCACTTAAGGTTGATGAGCCCTACGTTAAAATGTGGAAAGCAAATGGCTTTGCTGACCTGAGCCCAAACCAACTGGTGTCAGGTAAAGCCATGCATATTGACAACGCTTATGTAAGCGAAATTCGCAAAGCGGGTTACAATAATATTTCGTTTAATGAACTCATTAGTTTTAAAGCCCAGCATATTACCGGCGACTATATAAACGGATTAAAGAAAGCAAAACCAAAGGACGGTAAAAGCACAGGCGAAGAAAGCTTACCGTCGGCTAACGAGATTTCGAGCTACAAAGCCATGAATATCGATTCTGATTTTGTAAGGTCGTTTGCAGCTATCGGTTACAAAAATATACCCTATAACCAGCTCACCAGTTTAAAGGCGATGAATATTACACCGGCATTTGTTAAAGGATTGAGGGATCTGGGCTATACTAACCTCACCATAAACAACCTTACCTCGTTAAAAGCATTGGGCATTACCGGTGATTACGTAAAATCATTTGAAGCTATAGGTTACAAGAATCTAAGTGTGAACAATCTTACAACCTTAAGATCATTGGGAATAACGCCGGAATTTGTAAAAAGCTACGAGCCGTTCAACTTTGGCCAGTTAAGCGTGAATAATTTATCAACGCTGAAATCATTGGATATAACGCCGGAATACATTAAGGGATTTACAGCCATGGGATATAAAAACCTTACAGTAAATAACCTAAGCTCCTTAAAAGCATTAGGTGTTACCGGCGATTATATAAAAAGCTTTGAAGCTGTTGGTTATAAAAACATCCCCGTTAACCAACTGAGCTCGCTAAAAGCCCTAAGCATCTCGCCTGATTTTGTTAAAGGATTTAAAGAACTGGGCTTTGAAGACGTATCTATAAACGAATTATCATCATGCAAGGCAACCGGTGTTACGCCGGCATACATAACCGAAATGAGGGGTAAAGGGTTTAACTCAAAGGACCTCAGGAAATATGTACAACTAAAAACAGCTTTCAGCAATTAA
- a CDS encoding BlaI/MecI/CopY family transcriptional regulator encodes MQKLAKREEQIMQAVWQLENAFIKEIIQEMPDPKPHYNTIATMVKILEDKGFLGHEIIGNIFRYYPVISKDTYQKHAMKDIVSQYFDNSYPSMLAFFAKEQKITEEELNEIVNLIKSQKK; translated from the coding sequence ATGCAAAAACTGGCTAAAAGAGAAGAACAAATAATGCAGGCCGTATGGCAGTTGGAAAATGCTTTTATAAAAGAGATTATCCAGGAAATGCCCGATCCGAAACCTCATTATAACACAATTGCTACCATGGTTAAGATTTTGGAAGACAAAGGATTTTTGGGACATGAAATAATTGGCAACATTTTTCGCTATTACCCGGTCATATCAAAAGACACTTATCAAAAACACGCCATGAAAGATATTGTGAGCCAATATTTTGATAATTCGTATCCAAGTATGCTTGCGTTTTTTGCCAAAGAGCAAAAGATCACTGAAGAAGAATTAAATGAAATTGTAAACCTAATAAAATCACAAAAAAAATGA
- a CDS encoding ABC transporter permease: protein MIKNYLLIAFRNLKKNKAFSFINITGLAIGMAAGLLIIQYVVFELSYDNFHVKKERVFRVAQDRYNNGKLSTQWAAGAFAAGSKFKANFPEIEDFVKVVGAGPVLAIYQEQRLSLQKVYFSGNSFFNIFSYPLIAGDPKTALQEPFSIVITETNAKKLFGNTNPIGKLLNFGYDQPVKVTGVMKDFPVNTHFNTDILLSYATLLKFAGPKSDIDDRWRNDGCLTYLLLKPGADPKALEAKFVPYVNKEYAQFKGSGDGAKYYLQPLESIHLKSHLMMEAGPNGDGTSVYLLAGIAIFVIVIAWINYINLATARGIGRAKEVGVRKTLGSARGQLITQFMMEALLLNGLAIVLAIALIIVFLPIFSTISGQYISLTLLVEPAFWAGVLGLFVLGSFFSGFYPAMVLSGFKPVEVMKGKLSASPRGIMLRKIMVVFQFAASIFLLIGSLTVFEQIRFMEQQNLGININQTLVIKPPLAKVDSFYRSMKAFKNESLRNSSVKSITVSTSIPGEPVDWNAGGIKLVGTPESEGKQYRIIGGDMDYLGAFGVKLIGGRLFSEQFSTTDPHAVVLNIKAAAQMGFDKPLQSIGKKIDFWGEVYTIIGVVDNYHQQSLHDAYDALIFRCIPDVRGQVSVKISTANLPQTIAALKSNWKAFFPGDQFDYFFLDQHFNEQYHADRQFGQVFAAFTGIGIFVACLGLFGLVSYTIVQRTKEIGIRKVLGASVNGILQLLYKDFAKLVLVAFLVSAPLGWYACHKWLQTYAFRIDISWTLFLIPFIIVVFIAFATVSYLSFKAALMNPVKSLKTE from the coding sequence ATGATCAAGAATTATTTACTCATTGCCTTCAGAAACCTTAAGAAGAACAAAGCTTTCTCTTTTATAAACATCACGGGGCTGGCCATCGGGATGGCTGCCGGATTACTGATAATTCAATACGTGGTATTTGAGTTGAGTTATGATAATTTTCATGTTAAAAAAGAAAGGGTGTTCCGTGTAGCGCAAGACAGGTATAACAACGGGAAGCTGAGCACGCAATGGGCCGCCGGTGCTTTTGCGGCAGGCAGTAAGTTTAAAGCAAATTTTCCCGAGATAGAGGACTTTGTGAAAGTAGTGGGTGCCGGGCCGGTTCTGGCTATTTACCAGGAGCAGCGCCTTAGCCTGCAAAAGGTTTATTTTAGCGGAAATTCGTTTTTTAATATTTTTAGCTACCCGCTGATCGCCGGCGACCCTAAAACAGCACTGCAGGAACCATTCTCTATAGTAATAACTGAAACCAATGCAAAAAAGCTTTTTGGTAATACAAACCCTATAGGCAAATTATTAAACTTTGGCTATGATCAGCCCGTAAAGGTAACCGGCGTTATGAAGGATTTTCCGGTTAACACACATTTTAATACGGATATATTATTGTCGTACGCCACACTTTTAAAATTTGCCGGCCCTAAAAGCGACATCGATGATCGATGGCGCAACGATGGCTGCCTTACTTACCTGCTGCTTAAGCCGGGCGCAGACCCTAAAGCGCTCGAGGCAAAGTTCGTGCCTTATGTAAATAAAGAATATGCTCAGTTTAAAGGCAGCGGTGATGGCGCAAAATATTATCTACAGCCTTTAGAGAGCATCCACCTCAAATCTCACCTTATGATGGAAGCCGGGCCGAATGGCGATGGTACGTCAGTATATCTGCTGGCCGGCATAGCCATATTTGTTATAGTTATTGCTTGGATAAACTACATAAATCTTGCCACCGCACGTGGTATTGGCAGGGCAAAAGAAGTTGGCGTGCGTAAAACCTTAGGGTCGGCCAGGGGGCAGTTAATTACGCAATTTATGATGGAGGCCCTGCTGCTTAATGGGCTCGCAATTGTGCTGGCTATAGCTTTAATAATAGTTTTTTTACCCATATTTTCTACCATATCAGGCCAGTATATAAGCCTTACATTGCTCGTTGAGCCTGCCTTTTGGGCCGGCGTTTTGGGCTTGTTTGTGCTGGGCTCATTCTTTTCGGGCTTTTACCCGGCCATGGTATTATCTGGCTTTAAGCCAGTTGAGGTAATGAAGGGTAAGCTTTCTGCCTCGCCCCGCGGCATAATGCTGCGTAAAATAATGGTGGTGTTCCAGTTTGCGGCATCCATATTTTTGCTGATTGGTTCGCTCACCGTATTTGAGCAGATCCGGTTTATGGAGCAGCAGAACCTTGGTATTAACATTAACCAAACGCTGGTTATAAAACCGCCGTTGGCCAAAGTTGATTCGTTTTACCGCAGTATGAAGGCATTTAAAAATGAAAGCCTCCGAAATTCATCAGTTAAAAGCATAACTGTATCCACATCTATACCCGGCGAACCCGTGGATTGGAACGCCGGTGGCATTAAGCTGGTGGGCACGCCTGAAAGTGAGGGTAAACAATACCGCATCATAGGCGGCGATATGGATTACCTTGGTGCATTTGGTGTGAAACTTATAGGCGGCAGGTTATTTTCGGAACAATTTAGCACAACTGACCCGCACGCAGTAGTACTTAATATAAAAGCCGCAGCACAAATGGGCTTTGATAAGCCGCTGCAGTCTATCGGTAAAAAGATTGATTTCTGGGGCGAGGTTTATACTATCATAGGTGTTGTTGACAACTACCACCAGCAATCATTACACGATGCTTATGATGCCCTTATCTTCCGCTGCATCCCTGACGTGAGGGGGCAGGTTTCGGTAAAAATAAGTACGGCCAACCTGCCGCAAACTATCGCCGCTTTAAAAAGCAACTGGAAGGCATTTTTTCCCGGCGACCAGTTTGATTATTTCTTTCTTGATCAGCATTTTAATGAACAGTATCATGCCGACAGGCAATTTGGGCAGGTGTTTGCTGCCTTTACAGGGATAGGTATTTTTGTTGCCTGCCTGGGCTTGTTTGGGTTGGTATCCTACACCATTGTACAGCGCACTAAAGAGATTGGCATTCGCAAGGTATTGGGCGCCTCTGTTAACGGAATCTTACAACTGCTGTATAAAGATTTTGCAAAGCTTGTTTTGGTGGCGTTTTTAGTTTCGGCCCCGCTTGGCTGGTACGCCTGTCACAAATGGCTGCAAACCTATGCCTTCCGGATAGATATCAGCTGGACGCTGTTTCTTATTCCGTTCATTATTGTGGTATTTATTGCCTTTGCTACGGTATCATACCTTAGCTTTAAGGCCGCCTTAATGAATCCTGTAAAAAGTTTAAAAACAGAATAA
- a CDS encoding ABC transporter permease has protein sequence MLKNYIKTAWRNLLKNKFYSLINIAGLTAGLAIGILILLWVQDELSFDNFHKQTSNIYRLELFGGTGASKQIWTVGVAPMGPLLKQQLPEVKDAVRLTGNYNFSLYKFKDKVFGDENATFADPSFFSVFDFSIVQGDASKPFANDNSVVITKKTAEKFFGGENPLGKVIIADEKENFTVSAVINDFPKNSRFDFDMIMPMSYHVKSMLAQKNDVNSNFSHFSYETYLQLKQGVSLNNLAVRIRQIHLNHKPEDTDAEYLLLPLSKMHLYNADLTDKGMSTVRIFIVVALLILVIACINYVNLSTARSMLRSKEISMRKIVGAAKIQLFMQFIVETALLFSLAVILALFVISALMPAFNQLAGKQLSLNLSDYHVWTIILLSIAGTLAASSIYPALLLSSFEPLKALKGKISAGIGDVMFRKILVVTQFVFSVVLIIGTIVITSQLNYIRSKKLGYDKTNVFSFWMRDAAKHYDAVKAELLKQPGVLAVTRSNQNIVRFGGMSGDNDWDGKAPNSTFIVHPIVIDKDFIPFFKMQLIAGASFTGAASDTANYILNEAAINEMGLKNPIGKRFRMNTITGKIIGVVKDFHYASMKEKIAPALFWYAPQYFSTVYVKTTTNDAKKAIAAAQVQFKQYNGQYPFGYAFLDDVFNGLYQSEQREGTLFNYFAAIAIMISCLGLLGLAAFTAQVRTREIGVRKVLGASVGRIVGLLAQDFIKLVFIAIIIAIPVAWFAMHSWLQSFAYRINLSWWVFVAAGAIAIVIAFVTISFQSVKAALTNPVKSLRSE, from the coding sequence ATGCTTAAAAACTATATCAAAACCGCCTGGCGTAATTTGTTAAAGAACAAATTTTATTCGCTTATAAACATCGCCGGGCTAACTGCTGGCCTGGCTATCGGAATCCTCATATTGTTATGGGTTCAGGACGAACTAAGTTTTGATAACTTTCACAAACAAACTTCCAATATTTACAGGCTGGAGCTTTTTGGCGGTACAGGAGCCAGCAAGCAGATCTGGACGGTTGGTGTTGCGCCAATGGGGCCGCTGCTAAAGCAACAACTGCCCGAAGTGAAGGATGCGGTGCGACTTACCGGTAACTATAATTTTTCGCTTTATAAGTTTAAAGACAAAGTTTTTGGGGATGAAAATGCAACTTTTGCCGACCCCTCGTTTTTCTCGGTGTTCGACTTCTCGATTGTTCAGGGTGATGCATCAAAACCGTTTGCAAATGACAATTCTGTTGTGATCACTAAGAAAACAGCTGAGAAGTTCTTTGGCGGCGAGAACCCATTAGGCAAGGTTATCATTGCAGATGAAAAGGAGAACTTTACAGTGAGTGCTGTGATTAATGATTTTCCTAAAAACTCCAGGTTTGACTTTGACATGATCATGCCAATGAGCTACCATGTAAAAAGTATGCTTGCTCAAAAAAATGATGTTAATTCTAATTTTTCACACTTCTCCTACGAGACTTATTTGCAGCTAAAACAGGGTGTTTCCTTAAATAATCTTGCGGTAAGGATCCGGCAGATCCACCTTAACCATAAACCGGAGGATACTGATGCCGAATACCTTTTGCTGCCCTTATCCAAGATGCATTTATATAATGCCGACCTTACTGATAAAGGAATGAGCACTGTCAGGATCTTTATCGTGGTAGCGTTGCTGATACTGGTTATTGCATGTATCAATTACGTTAATCTTTCAACCGCCCGTTCCATGCTGCGGTCAAAAGAAATAAGTATGCGTAAAATTGTGGGTGCTGCAAAAATCCAACTTTTTATGCAGTTTATAGTTGAAACAGCGCTGCTATTTTCCCTTGCGGTTATCCTGGCGCTTTTCGTTATTTCGGCCTTAATGCCGGCTTTTAACCAGTTGGCTGGTAAACAACTGTCGCTCAATTTGTCCGATTACCACGTATGGACAATTATACTTTTATCTATCGCCGGTACTTTGGCGGCCTCCAGTATTTATCCCGCCCTTTTGTTGTCCTCATTTGAGCCGTTAAAGGCATTAAAGGGGAAGATTTCAGCAGGGATAGGCGATGTAATGTTCCGTAAAATACTGGTTGTTACACAGTTTGTTTTTTCAGTGGTGCTCATAATTGGCACAATAGTTATTACGAGCCAGTTAAATTATATCCGCTCAAAAAAATTGGGGTACGACAAAACCAACGTCTTTTCGTTCTGGATGCGCGATGCTGCCAAACACTACGACGCTGTAAAAGCTGAATTATTAAAACAGCCGGGCGTATTGGCTGTAACGCGGTCAAATCAAAATATTGTAAGGTTCGGCGGAATGTCGGGTGATAACGACTGGGATGGTAAAGCTCCAAACTCAACTTTTATCGTTCACCCGATCGTGATAGATAAAGACTTCATCCCGTTCTTTAAAATGCAGCTGATAGCGGGCGCATCATTTACGGGAGCAGCAAGTGATACCGCAAACTATATTTTAAATGAAGCCGCAATTAACGAGATGGGATTGAAAAACCCTATCGGCAAGCGCTTCCGGATGAATACCATTACCGGTAAAATAATAGGGGTGGTTAAGGATTTTCATTATGCATCAATGAAAGAAAAAATAGCACCTGCGCTGTTCTGGTATGCACCGCAATATTTTAGCACTGTTTATGTAAAAACCACCACAAACGATGCGAAGAAAGCAATAGCTGCCGCACAGGTGCAGTTTAAACAATACAACGGGCAATATCCTTTTGGTTACGCTTTTTTAGATGATGTATTTAACGGCCTTTACCAATCAGAACAACGCGAAGGAACATTGTTTAATTATTTTGCCGCAATAGCCATTATGATCTCCTGCCTGGGCTTGTTGGGTCTTGCTGCGTTTACCGCTCAGGTTCGTACGCGAGAAATTGGCGTACGTAAAGTATTGGGCGCCAGCGTGGGCCGAATTGTAGGTTTGCTTGCACAGGATTTTATAAAACTGGTGTTTATCGCCATTATAATTGCAATCCCGGTTGCTTGGTTTGCCATGCACAGTTGGCTGCAAAGTTTTGCTTATCGCATTAATTTAAGCTGGTGGGTATTTGTGGCAGCGGGAGCAATCGCTATTGTAATTGCTTTTGTCACTATCAGCTTTCAGTCTGTTAAAGCCGCGCTTACAAACCCCGTTAAAAGTTTACGCAGTGAATGA